Proteins encoded within one genomic window of Arachis ipaensis cultivar K30076 chromosome B08, Araip1.1, whole genome shotgun sequence:
- the LOC110265925 gene encoding zinc finger BED domain-containing protein RICESLEEPER 2-like, protein MLLLIAIVLNPMQKIEYVNYFLDYFFGEEKGGELKSKLSKCIKLLYQQYQSSGEASEADTQEVQANNINTDLHGMGFFLQATGRRTNTRSELDRYLQEECEPYSHKFDILNWWKVNSTRFPILGNMAREVLAIPVSTVASESAFSTGGRVLDPYRSSLTPRMVEALVCIGDWLKEDLFSALDDDGEVLQQVDQDIFSSNDGACSMAASIDNLDDD, encoded by the exons ATGTTGTTATTGATTGCTATCGTACTTAATCCAATGCAAAAGATTGAGTATGTCAATTATTTCTTGGATTACTTCtttggagaagaaaaaggaggCGAATTGAAGTCAAAGTTGTCTAAGTGCATAAAGTTACTTTATCAGCAATACCAAAGTTCTGGGGAAGCAAGTGAAGCTGATACGCAAGAAGTTCAAGCTAACAACATTAATACCGATCTTCATGGCATGGGCTTTTTTCTGCAAGCAACCGGTCGCAGAACAAATACAAGATCTGAACTTGATAGATATTTACAAGAAGAATGCGAGCCATACTCCCATAAGTTCGATATACTAAACTGGTGGAAGGTCAACTCAACCCGATTTCCAATTCTTGGAAATATGGCTCGTGAGGTATTGGCTATACCTGTTTCTACGGTAGCTTCGGAGTCTGCATTTAGTACTGGAGGAAGAGTCCTCGATCCATACCGCAGTTCCTTAACACCTAGAATGGTAGAAGCCTTAGTCTGCATAGGAGATTGGCTTAAGGAAGATCTTTTCTCTGCTTTAGATGATGATGGTGAAGTTCTTCAACAAGTTGATCAAG ATATATTTTCCTCTAATGATGGTGCTTGTTCTATGGCGGCATCAATTGATAATCTTGATGATGATTAG